In Macrobrachium rosenbergii isolate ZJJX-2024 unplaced genomic scaffold, ASM4041242v1 171, whole genome shotgun sequence, a genomic segment contains:
- the LOC136838174 gene encoding zinc finger protein 420-like, with product MSPEHSLELPVKSETEGALSHPSINQENSNMAAFSETSDGNFMSLDPLMDIKIEPEVFCESNEDGEYSYEMNSVVNEKNPLTCKKEVKQERRNSQTGEKPFSSTDLEKAFYKKINLTSHITNSTREKPFMCKECGKAFSCKQNLTVHMRIHTGEKLFMCKECGKAFSYKRNLTVHMRIHTGEKPFMCKECGKAFSYKRNLTVHMRIHTGEKPFMCKECGKAFSYKRNLTVHMRIHTGEKPFMCKECGKTFSEKRSLIAHMRMHTGEKPFMCKECGKAFSQKPHLTAHMRIHTGEKPFMCKECGKAFSSKKDLGCHMRMHTGEKPFMCKECGKAFSWKPSLTAHMRTHTGEKPFVCKECGKAFSQKPHLTAHMRIHTGEKPFMCKECGKAFSEKPSLTVHMRMHTGEKPFVCKECGKAFSKKPNLTCHMRIHTGEKPFMCKECGKAFSEKSSLTAHMRMHTGEKPFMCQECGKAFSKKPSLTVHMRMHTGEKPFMCKECGKAFSKKPNLTRHMRIHTGEKPFMCKECGKAISEKSSLTAHMRMHTGEKPFMCQECGKAFSEKPSLTVHMRIHTGEKPFMCKECGKAFSQKPNLTRHMRIHTGEKPFMCKECGKAFSRKPDFIHHMRIHT from the coding sequence ATGAGTCCAGAACATTCCCTAGAATTACCtgtgaaaagtgaaactgaaggtgcCTTATCACACCCttccataaatcaagaaaacagcaacatggcTGCCTTTAGTGAAACCAGTGATGGTAACTTTATGTCTCTGGATCCACTGATGGACATCAAAATAGAGCCAGAGGTATTCTGTGAGTCTAATGAAGATGgtgaatattcatatgaaatgaattcagtagtgaatgaaaaaaatcCACTAACCTgcaaaaaagaagtaaaacaagaaagaaggaatagtcaGACTGGAGAGAAGCCTTTCAGTTCCACTGACCTTGAGAaagcattttacaagaaaattaatcttacAAGTCATATCACAAATTCTACcagagagaagccattcatgtgcaaggaatgtgggaaagcattttcctgtaaacaaaatcttacagttcatatgagaattcatactggagagaagctattcatgtgcaaggaatgtgggaaagcattttcctatAAACgaaatcttacagttcatatgagaattcatactggagagaagccattcatgtgcaaggaatgtgggaaagcattttcctatAAACgaaatcttacagttcatatgagaattcatactggagagaagccattcatgtgcaaggaatgtgggaaagcattttcctatAAACGAAATCTTACAGTtcacatgagaattcatactggagagaagccattcatgtgcaaggaatgtgggaaaacATTTTCCGAGAAAAGAAGTCTTATAgctcatatgagaatgcatactggagagaagccattcatgtgcaaggaatgtgggaaagcattttcccagaaaccacatcttacagctcatatgagaatccatactggagagaagccattcatgtgcaaggaatgtgggaaagcattttccagtaaAAAAGATCTTGGAtgtcatatgagaatgcatactggagagaagccattcatgtgcaaggaatgtgggaaagcattttcctggAAACCATCTCTTACAGCTCATATGAGAacccatactggagagaagccatttgtgtgcaaggaatgtgggaaagcattttcccagaaaccacatcttacagctcatatgagaatccatactggagagaagccatttatgtgcaaggaatgtgggaaagcattttctgagaaaccaagtcttacagttcatatgagaatgcatactggagagaagccattcgtgtgcaaggaatgtgggaaagcattttccaagaaaccaaatcttacatgtcatatgagaatacatactggagagaagccattcatgtgcaaggaatgtgggaaagcattttctgaGAAATCAAGTCTTACAgctcatatgagaatgcatactggagagaagccattcatgtgccaggaatgtgggaaagcattttccaagaaaccaagtcttacagttcatatgagaatgcatactggagagaaaccattcatgtgcaaggaatgtgggaaagcattttccaagaaaccaaatcttacacgtcatatgagaatacataccggagagaagccattcatgtgcaaggaatgtgggaaagcaatTTCCGAGAAATCAAGTCTTACAgctcatatgagaatgcatactggagagaagccattcatgtgccaggaatgtgggaaagcattttccgagaaaccaagtcttacagttcatatgagaatacatactggagagaagccattcatgtgcaaggaatgtgggaaagcattttcccagaaaccaaatcttacacgtcatatgagaatacacactggagagaagccattcatgtgcaaggaatgtgggaaagcattttccaggaaaccagATTTTATacatcatatgagaattcatacttga
- the LOC136838144 gene encoding uncharacterized protein: protein MIRRGMRMQESLQVEDNATLRIPDVGRGPSDPKNLLVVVLSKENDMYRLGCKEGTLNSCFTRADLDKIGEKLLKVADVPDIHVTLRAAVRSTGGQGYQKCNCKLDCISLRCSCSRKKMKCNSRCHPSNSCKNV from the coding sequence ATGATCCGTAGGGGTATGAGGATGCAGGAATCACTGCAGGTAGAAGACAACGCTACTCTAAGAATTCCAGACGTTGGTCGGGGTCCTTCAGACCCTAAAAACTTACTAGTAGTTGTGCTGTCCAAGGAAAATGACATGTATCGTTTAGGGTGCAAAGAAGGCACCTTAAATTCTTGCTTTACTAGAGCTGATTTagataaaattggtgaaaaacTACTTAAAGTGGCTGATGTACCAGACATCCACGTTACTCTCAGAGCTGCGGTTCGATCCACTGGTGGCCAAGGTTACCAGAAGTGTAACTGCAAATTAGATTGTATTTCTCTAAGATGTAGCTGtagtagaaagaaaatgaagtgtaaCTCTAGGTGCCATCCTAGCAACAGCTGTaagaatgtttag